The following DNA comes from Chryseobacterium gallinarum.
ATTCGAAAAATTCAGATGAAAATTTATCTCACCGGACTGCTGTTGCTGGGTATTATCTATAGCATACCGGCCCAGGCAGGCAGTCTCCGAAATGATACCATCCGGCTCTCTCTAAAAGACGCATGGCAAAGAGCTGAAGAAAACAGCCGTTATATTAAAATCAATACCATCAATACAGACATTGCAGAAGCGGAAGTAAAAGATGCCAAACGGGAAAGATTACCGGAAATAGGAGTGAAAGGTTCCATTGAAAAGGCTTCCAACATCCCTATCTATGAAAACGGAATCTTTTCCAGACCGGTCCAGCATGAAGTAATTCACACCCTTTACAGAGCCGGAGCCGACTTTTACCTCAATATTTATGAAGGAAATAAACTCAATCTTAAAATCAAAGAAAACCAGACGCTTCAAAAAATTAAAAATATAAGGAAAGAACAGTCAGTTTCCGATATCCATTACAAAACAGCCACCCTTTATCTTGAACTTCAGAAAACTTTAATTTTCCGTAACCTTATCAGGCAGGATATTGCTGATCAGCAAACACAGCTTAAGGAAATACAGGCCCTTTACAAAAACGGGGTGGTATTAAAGACAGATGTTTTAAGGGTAGAACTTGAACTTTCCAAACGGAAAATGGCCCTGATGACTATTGAAAACGATATTCTTATCGCCATGCAAAAGCTGAATATTATCCTGGGGATTCCTGATGACCAGATTGTTATTCCTGACGCTCCGTTCAGTCAGTGGGATGAAAATACAACATATAAGGAATATCTGCAACTGGCGCTGGATCATTCTTTTGATTATCATGTTTCTGAACAGCAGACAGAACTCAGCAAAATTAAACTAAAGCAGGTAAAAGCGAATGTAAGCCCTAAAATTGGTTTGTATGGCGAGTTTTACTATGCTAATCCGCAGATTTTCCTGTATCCTTATAACCCTTATTGGTATTCATTAGGAATTGTAGGTCTGAAAGCTTCTTTTTCCATTTCATCGCTGTATCATAACACACAAAAGGTAAAAGCTGCCGCCCTGGAGTTTGAGAAAGAAGAAGAGACCCATAAGGATACGGAAGATAAAGTGAGGCAGCAGGTGAAAGAAGCGTATCTGCGATACCAGGAAGCCCTTGAGCAGATCAGGGTTGCAGAAACCAATGTAACCCAGGCCAAAGAAAATGCACGGATTACCAAAAATACCTATTTCAGCCAGACTTCTTTAATCACAGATCTGCTGGATGCAGATATACAGCTGCTTCAGACAAAATTTGAACTGGAAGCGGCAAAAATTATGGCACAAAACAATTATTATTTATTACAAAACATAACAGGTACTTTATAAACAATGAAAAAGAAATATACGCCTACTGACCGTTTAATTACCAGGATTACAGGTTGGGTTTCCCTTTTTATCGTAGCAGCATTGGCGGTATGGGGCGGATTTACGCTCAGAAACTATTCTAAATATGAACAAACCAACGATGCCCAAGTACAGGAATATGTAAATCCGATTATTTCCAGGGCAGGCGGGTTCATTGTCGCGGTAAAGTTTGAAGAGAATCAGGAAGTTAAAAAAGGGGATACCCTCCTGGTCATTGATAACCGTGAATATATTCTCCAGCAGAAACAAACCCAGGCAGCCCTTCAGAAAGCCAGGGCGGAGCTGAAAGTATTGGAAAGCAATACCAGTACCACAGAGAAGCAGGCGGCTTCAGCCCGGGCCCAGGTAGCTGCCAATAAAGCGAAAGTCTGGAAACAGCAGCTTGATTATAACCGCTATGAGAAACTCTACAATGAAGAATCGGCCACCAGGCAAAGGCTGGAAGATGTAAAAGCCACTTTGGAGGTGAATGAGAATGATTATAAGTCTTCACAGGATATCTATGCTGCTTCTGTATCCAAAATAAACGATATCCAGGCCGAGAAAACGGTTGTTCTGGCTGAGATTGCAAGACTGGAAGCTCTACTGGACCGCCATAAGCTGGATGTAAGCTATACAGCTGTTACAGCAGCATATGACGGTAGGATGGGGAGAAGAACCGTTGAGGTAGGGCAGATGATTGAAGCCGGAGAAACACTGGCTTTTATTGTCAATAATGAAACGGACAAATGGGTGGTGGCCAATTATAAAGAGACCCAGATTAAGGATATGCATATCGGAGACCATGTAAAGATTGTAGCCGATTCTTATCCCGACAGAGAATTTCAGGGAACCATTATTTCTTTATCTCCAGCTACGGGATCAAGTTTTTCGTTACTGCCGCCTGATAATTCTACCGGAAATTATGTGAAAATTGTACAGCGTATTCCCGTAAGAATTCGCGTGGATGGAAAAAGAAAGGATATTGATGTCCTGAAAGTGGGGATGAATGTAAACGTATATGCCCGTAAAAAGCATTTCAATGGCTAGAAAAATCCCGATTTTTAAACGCTGGGCACCTGAATGGCTGATCAAAATCATTCTTTTCTCCATGACCTTACCCGGAATTATTATTTTCTTCCTGCCATTGGCGAATAGTAATGCAGCGGCAGGATACTATGGCAGTGAGCCGGCAGACATCCAGTTTGCAGTAGCTTTGTTTTATGCGGGATACGTAGGGTTCTATAGCCTGGAAAGACGGTTCTTCAGTTTCCTGGCCGCCAAAGAATACTTTTTGATCTTTACAACATTACAGATTATGGCTTGCCTGATCTGTTATTATACCAATGAAATATATATTCTTTTTCCGGTGCGTTTTCTTCAGGGGATGTTGTTTGCCGGAAATGTAAATCTTTCACTTACTTTAATATTTACAAGATTGAGTAGTGAAAGAGGCAGGGAAATCAGTTTTTCAGTATTCTTCGGAATCCTTCTCTGTGCTTTACCTTTTAATAACCTGATTACTGCAGACCTGATCGATTCCTATAATTTTAATATCGTTTACAAAACAGCCATTTTTTCGTATTTGCCGGGGCTTATTTTTCTGACCCTCACCATGAGTAATTACAGGCCGGAAGCAAGGTTCCCGCTTTATAAGCTGGACTGGGAAAGTTTTGTCCTCTTTAGTATCATATTGGTAT
Coding sequences within:
- a CDS encoding HlyD family secretion protein, producing MKKKYTPTDRLITRITGWVSLFIVAALAVWGGFTLRNYSKYEQTNDAQVQEYVNPIISRAGGFIVAVKFEENQEVKKGDTLLVIDNREYILQQKQTQAALQKARAELKVLESNTSTTEKQAASARAQVAANKAKVWKQQLDYNRYEKLYNEESATRQRLEDVKATLEVNENDYKSSQDIYAASVSKINDIQAEKTVVLAEIARLEALLDRHKLDVSYTAVTAAYDGRMGRRTVEVGQMIEAGETLAFIVNNETDKWVVANYKETQIKDMHIGDHVKIVADSYPDREFQGTIISLSPATGSSFSLLPPDNSTGNYVKIVQRIPVRIRVDGKRKDIDVLKVGMNVNVYARKKHFNG
- a CDS encoding TolC family protein, with translation MKIYLTGLLLLGIIYSIPAQAGSLRNDTIRLSLKDAWQRAEENSRYIKINTINTDIAEAEVKDAKRERLPEIGVKGSIEKASNIPIYENGIFSRPVQHEVIHTLYRAGADFYLNIYEGNKLNLKIKENQTLQKIKNIRKEQSVSDIHYKTATLYLELQKTLIFRNLIRQDIADQQTQLKEIQALYKNGVVLKTDVLRVELELSKRKMALMTIENDILIAMQKLNIILGIPDDQIVIPDAPFSQWDENTTYKEYLQLALDHSFDYHVSEQQTELSKIKLKQVKANVSPKIGLYGEFYYANPQIFLYPYNPYWYSLGIVGLKASFSISSLYHNTQKVKAAALEFEKEEETHKDTEDKVRQQVKEAYLRYQEALEQIRVAETNVTQAKENARITKNTYFSQTSLITDLLDADIQLLQTKFELEAAKIMAQNNYYLLQNITGTL